Proteins co-encoded in one Haloarcula pelagica genomic window:
- a CDS encoding methyl-accepting chemotaxis protein, whose amino-acid sequence MVAAVGGGYTIVAVRERLDELATDREQYRTERDDARAATAAVEAELETVRTKLADLETAARGTGTQATAAADGGVSTAEGMSHDELSAYIGECCATIDATNDGDLSRRMAEDTPSTALNELGAEFNEMAAAFEQTIQTADEFSGDVADSSEQVTAATQAVKEASQNVAETVQEIADVFHEQHQQITTISDEMSQMSATIEEIAASSNEVTEMADKTERRTVEGIEAARSAQETMSETVTQTDEVVETVRTLDDQMTEVGRIVDLIDDIAEQTNILALNASIEAAHASSGGANNNGFGVVADEVKTLAEETKEATNEIENRIGDIQAQTEDAVDEITEMQDSVEDGQNAVEEGLTALESIMEHVEKTSTGVKEISNATDDQAATSEEVASIADDVAETSRQNVEEAEHVAAIAEEQNLALGEMYVNAKMLTMRAQQLTTLFERYETDA is encoded by the coding sequence GTGGTCGCGGCGGTCGGGGGCGGTTACACGATCGTCGCCGTCAGGGAACGGCTGGACGAACTGGCGACGGACCGCGAACAGTACCGAACCGAACGGGACGACGCACGCGCGGCCACGGCGGCGGTCGAAGCCGAACTCGAAACGGTACGTACGAAACTCGCCGATCTCGAAACCGCGGCCAGAGGAACGGGGACACAGGCTACTGCGGCGGCCGACGGAGGCGTCTCGACCGCCGAGGGCATGAGCCACGATGAGCTCTCTGCCTACATCGGCGAGTGCTGTGCGACGATCGACGCCACGAACGACGGCGACCTCAGCCGACGGATGGCCGAGGACACCCCGTCGACGGCGCTGAACGAACTCGGAGCGGAGTTCAACGAGATGGCCGCGGCCTTCGAGCAGACGATCCAGACGGCCGACGAGTTCTCCGGTGACGTGGCCGACTCCTCGGAGCAGGTGACCGCCGCGACCCAGGCGGTCAAGGAGGCCTCACAGAACGTCGCCGAGACCGTCCAGGAGATCGCCGATGTCTTCCACGAGCAACACCAGCAGATCACGACGATCAGCGACGAGATGTCACAGATGTCCGCGACGATCGAGGAGATCGCGGCCTCCTCGAACGAGGTCACGGAGATGGCCGACAAGACCGAACGCCGGACCGTCGAGGGGATCGAAGCGGCCAGATCGGCACAGGAGACGATGTCAGAGACGGTGACACAGACCGACGAGGTCGTCGAGACCGTCCGGACCCTCGACGACCAGATGACCGAGGTCGGCCGGATCGTCGACCTCATCGACGACATCGCCGAACAGACCAACATCCTGGCCCTGAACGCCTCGATCGAGGCGGCCCACGCCTCTTCCGGGGGCGCGAACAACAACGGGTTCGGCGTCGTCGCCGACGAGGTCAAGACGCTCGCCGAGGAGACCAAGGAGGCGACCAACGAGATCGAGAACCGTATCGGCGACATCCAGGCCCAGACCGAGGACGCGGTCGACGAGATCACCGAGATGCAAGACTCGGTCGAGGACGGCCAGAACGCCGTCGAAGAGGGCCTGACCGCCCTGGAGTCGATCATGGAACACGTCGAGAAGACCTCCACCGGCGTCAAGGAGATCAGCAACGCGACCGACGACCAGGCGGCCACCTCCGAGGAGGTCGCCTCGATCGCCGACGATGTCGCCGAGACCTCGCGCCAGAACGTCGAGGAGGCCGAACACGTCGCGGCCATCGCCGAGGAGCAGAACCTCGCGCTGGGCGAGATGTACGTCAACGCGAAGATGCTCACGATGCGCGCCCAGCAGTTGACGACGCTGTTCGAGCGCTACGAGACCGACGCCTGA
- a CDS encoding sugar phosphate isomerase/epimerase family protein, with product MQVGVLTVPLGGQSLAEALSYLDTIGVDAVELACGGFPGDDHLPRDQYLDDEDAQAELRELLDEHGMTVSALATHNNPLHPDDERAAAADTELREAIRLADQLGVDAVTCFSGLPAGGPNDEVPNWITAPWPTEHAEAHEYQWEVATDYWGDLADHAAEHDVNVAIEMHPNMLVYEPRGMLKLREATNDHVGANFDPSHLYWQGIDVTEAIRLLGEEDAIHHFHAKDTKVYDSEAREKGVLDTAPYTDEPNRSWLFRSIGYGHDESHWKDVVSTLRMVGYDGTLSIEHEDSLTSAREGLEKAVDVLDRAVFETTPGDAYWAE from the coding sequence ATGCAAGTCGGTGTACTCACCGTCCCACTGGGGGGCCAGTCGCTTGCGGAGGCACTGTCGTACCTGGATACCATCGGCGTCGACGCCGTGGAACTCGCCTGTGGGGGGTTCCCGGGCGACGACCACCTGCCACGAGACCAGTATCTCGACGACGAGGACGCGCAGGCAGAACTCCGGGAACTGCTCGACGAACACGGGATGACCGTCAGCGCGCTGGCGACACACAACAACCCGCTGCATCCCGACGACGAGCGCGCGGCCGCGGCCGACACGGAACTCCGGGAGGCGATCCGGCTGGCCGACCAACTGGGCGTCGACGCCGTGACCTGCTTCTCGGGGCTGCCCGCCGGCGGACCGAACGACGAGGTACCCAACTGGATCACCGCGCCGTGGCCGACCGAGCACGCCGAGGCCCACGAGTACCAGTGGGAGGTCGCGACCGACTACTGGGGCGACCTGGCCGACCACGCCGCCGAGCACGACGTGAACGTGGCGATCGAGATGCACCCGAATATGCTCGTCTACGAGCCACGCGGCATGCTGAAACTGCGCGAGGCGACCAACGACCACGTCGGCGCGAACTTCGACCCCTCGCACCTGTACTGGCAGGGCATCGACGTGACCGAGGCGATCCGGCTGCTGGGTGAAGAAGACGCGATCCACCACTTCCACGCCAAAGACACCAAGGTGTACGACTCGGAGGCCCGCGAGAAGGGCGTCCTCGACACCGCACCCTACACGGACGAACCCAACCGCTCGTGGCTGTTCCGCTCGATCGGCTACGGCCACGACGAGAGCCACTGGAAGGACGTGGTCTCGACGCTGCGGATGGTCGGCTACGACGGGACGCTCTCGATCGAGCACGAGGACTCGCTGACCAGCGCGCGCGAGGGGCTGGAGAAGGCCGTCGACGTGCTCGATCGGGCCGTCTTCGAGACGACACCCGGCGACGCCTACTGGGCGGAATAA
- a CDS encoding Gfo/Idh/MocA family protein: MTDTPLDIGVLGYRFMGKAHANAFARLPMFFDDAPALNRDVIVGRDEDALSEAADRLGFDRYATDWREVVDEVDVFYNLGPNHVHREPTVAALSAGTPTFCEKPLAPTLDDAEAMADAAGDADVPAGIAFNYRFVPAIQYAKALIEDGELGEIHHFRGRYLQDWLVDPEAPWSWRNDAEMAGSGALGDLGAHTVDLARFLVGDIDRLSGHLTTFVDERPVEGSDETRPVTVDDAYSAQVEFENGAVGTLEASRFANGHKNDHTIEIQGSKGSLRFSLERLNELELLREDSRGYETILMTDESDPYLDHWWPPGHVIGWEHTFVHENYEFLTSVAAGGDYEPDFADGLAVQRVLDAVERSDDSGEWVDVR; encoded by the coding sequence ATGACCGACACACCACTCGACATCGGCGTCCTGGGGTATCGTTTCATGGGTAAGGCCCACGCGAACGCCTTCGCGCGGCTGCCGATGTTCTTCGACGACGCGCCGGCGTTGAACCGCGACGTGATCGTGGGGCGCGACGAGGACGCACTCAGTGAGGCCGCCGACCGGCTCGGATTCGACCGCTACGCGACCGACTGGCGCGAAGTCGTCGACGAGGTGGACGTGTTCTACAACCTCGGTCCCAACCACGTCCACCGGGAACCAACCGTCGCGGCGCTCTCGGCCGGTACGCCGACTTTCTGTGAGAAGCCCCTGGCGCCGACACTCGACGACGCCGAGGCGATGGCCGACGCGGCGGGCGACGCGGACGTGCCCGCCGGGATCGCGTTCAACTACCGGTTCGTCCCGGCGATCCAGTACGCGAAGGCACTGATCGAGGACGGCGAACTCGGCGAGATCCACCACTTCCGGGGCCGGTACCTCCAGGACTGGCTGGTCGACCCCGAGGCGCCGTGGTCCTGGCGCAACGACGCCGAGATGGCCGGCAGCGGGGCGCTGGGCGATCTGGGTGCACACACGGTCGACCTCGCGCGGTTCCTGGTCGGCGACATCGACCGACTCAGCGGCCACCTCACCACCTTCGTCGACGAGCGGCCGGTCGAGGGGAGCGACGAGACGCGACCGGTCACCGTCGACGACGCCTACAGCGCACAGGTGGAGTTCGAGAACGGTGCCGTCGGGACTCTCGAGGCGTCGCGGTTCGCCAACGGCCACAAGAACGATCACACCATCGAGATCCAGGGCTCGAAGGGGAGCCTGCGGTTCTCGCTGGAACGGCTCAACGAACTCGAACTGCTCCGCGAGGACAGTCGGGGGTACGAGACGATCCTGATGACCGACGAAAGCGACCCCTACCTCGATCACTGGTGGCCCCCAGGCCACGTCATCGGCTGGGAACACACGTTCGTCCACGAGAACTACGAGTTCCTCACGAGCGTCGCGGCGGGCGGCGACTACGAACCGGACTTCGCCGACGGACTGGCCGTCCAGCGAGTGCTCGACGCCGTCGAACGCAGCGACGACAGCGGCGAGTGGGTCGACGTTCGGTAA
- a CDS encoding TIGR00266 family protein, with protein sequence MEIELSHKPSYTHVVVDLEDGETIMAEPGAMVSHTTNVSIDTTTSRDGLLSSAKSMLGGESFLANEFTAEGGSGTITLAPPTPGDVNHHTLDGETLYAVDGAYLASDPAIDIDSEFGGLKSMLAGASITPLALKGTGDVLIEAFGGIERKELADGETYTVDNEHVVAWTESVDFDARRIGGLKSTLLSGEGLVMDFTGPGAVWYQTRGLDSFMAAIAEAFGGSGDQGGDAPDMTDFL encoded by the coding sequence ATGGAGATCGAACTCTCACACAAGCCATCCTACACACACGTCGTCGTCGACCTCGAAGACGGTGAGACCATCATGGCCGAACCCGGCGCGATGGTCAGCCATACGACGAACGTTTCGATCGATACGACGACCAGCCGGGACGGCCTGCTCAGTTCCGCGAAGTCGATGCTGGGCGGGGAGTCGTTCCTGGCCAACGAGTTCACCGCGGAGGGCGGTTCCGGGACCATCACGCTCGCGCCGCCGACACCCGGGGACGTGAACCATCATACCCTGGACGGAGAGACGCTGTACGCCGTCGACGGGGCGTATCTGGCCTCCGATCCGGCCATCGACATCGACTCGGAGTTCGGCGGGCTGAAGTCGATGCTGGCCGGCGCGAGCATCACGCCGCTGGCGCTGAAAGGGACCGGTGACGTGCTCATCGAGGCCTTCGGCGGCATCGAACGGAAGGAGCTGGCCGACGGGGAGACCTACACCGTCGACAACGAACACGTCGTCGCCTGGACCGAGTCGGTCGACTTCGACGCCCGGCGGATCGGCGGGCTGAAGTCGACGCTGCTCAGCGGCGAGGGACTCGTCATGGACTTCACCGGACCGGGGGCGGTCTGGTACCAGACCCGCGGGCTGGATTCGTTCATGGCCGCCATCGCCGAGGCGTTCGGCGGGAGCGGCGACCAGGGTGGGGACGCCCCGGACATGACCGACTTCCTCTGA
- a CDS encoding NAD(P)-dependent oxidoreductase: MTTVGFIGLGAMGAPMAWNLDDAGFDLVVYNRTTDREQPFAEAGVSVADSPKHLTERVDVVCLIVSDGDAVQQVLERERGILEGLDESTTVVQMSTIGYAETMAAAELVRETGAEFVDAPVSGTVGPAREGTLVGLASGPDAVVEDVRPVLAAMCDPVVHCGEVGQGTNMKLFINLLLGDAMGAFAEALVFGTANGLGVDDMLEVVENGALDCPLFEGKGALIADRDFESRFPVDYQHKDLSLALDRAGDLGVPLSQTAAAREAFSAARGSGYGREDMGAVVKPLESTVDVTVEDD; the protein is encoded by the coding sequence ATGACAACGGTCGGCTTCATCGGCCTGGGCGCGATGGGCGCACCAATGGCGTGGAACCTCGACGACGCTGGGTTCGACCTGGTCGTGTACAACCGGACGACCGACCGCGAACAGCCGTTCGCCGAGGCGGGCGTCTCGGTCGCGGACTCCCCGAAACACCTCACCGAACGCGTCGACGTAGTCTGTCTCATCGTCAGTGACGGCGATGCCGTCCAGCAGGTCCTCGAACGGGAGCGGGGTATCCTGGAAGGCCTCGACGAGTCGACGACGGTCGTCCAGATGAGCACCATCGGGTACGCCGAGACTATGGCTGCGGCCGAACTCGTTCGGGAGACGGGCGCCGAGTTCGTCGACGCGCCGGTCTCCGGGACGGTCGGCCCGGCACGTGAGGGGACGCTGGTCGGGCTGGCGAGCGGTCCGGACGCAGTCGTCGAAGATGTCCGCCCGGTCCTCGCGGCGATGTGTGACCCGGTCGTCCACTGTGGCGAGGTCGGCCAGGGGACCAACATGAAGCTGTTTATCAACCTCCTGCTGGGCGACGCGATGGGCGCGTTCGCGGAGGCGCTGGTGTTCGGCACGGCCAATGGGCTGGGTGTCGACGACATGCTCGAAGTCGTCGAGAACGGGGCGCTTGACTGCCCGCTGTTCGAGGGGAAAGGCGCGCTCATCGCCGACCGTGACTTCGAGTCGCGGTTCCCGGTCGACTACCAGCACAAGGACCTCTCGCTGGCGCTGGACCGGGCCGGCGACCTCGGCGTCCCGCTCTCGCAGACGGCCGCGGCCCGCGAGGCGTTCAGCGCGGCACGGGGCAGCGGCTACGGCCGCGAGGACATGGGAGCGGTGGTCAAGCCGCTCGAATCGACGGTCGACGTGACAGTCGAGGACGACTGA
- a CDS encoding DUF5799 family protein, protein MSDSNWTDRIAAERMQVDQQFNDQVEVSSFSSQQWGLVMTAVEFEIENADDPESARIVANTSKLPSIMPELDRIEQQSAMGGAPGGGSGGSGGSGGGGLFSGVKDALGLGGGGNDDRIEEAAELAQKYAEELQEQLESNGRWDSVREQA, encoded by the coding sequence ATGAGCGACAGCAACTGGACCGACCGGATCGCCGCCGAGCGGATGCAGGTCGACCAGCAGTTCAACGACCAGGTCGAAGTGTCATCGTTCTCCAGCCAGCAGTGGGGGCTGGTCATGACTGCCGTAGAGTTCGAGATCGAGAACGCCGACGACCCGGAGTCGGCCCGGATCGTCGCGAACACGTCGAAGCTACCGAGCATCATGCCGGAACTCGACCGGATCGAACAGCAGTCGGCGATGGGCGGAGCACCGGGTGGCGGCTCCGGTGGTTCGGGCGGGTCGGGCGGTGGCGGGCTCTTCTCGGGTGTCAAGGACGCCCTCGGCCTCGGTGGTGGCGGGAACGACGACCGCATAGAGGAAGCCGCCGAACTGGCCCAGAAGTACGCCGAGGAACTACAGGAGCAACTGGAGTCGAACGGCCGGTGGGACTCGGTCCGCGAACAGGCCTGA
- a CDS encoding class I fructose-bisphosphate aldolase: protein MRPVDDSPIVRDDKTLVLAHDHGLEHGPKQFSGVEERLDPREVFEMATHDAVTALAVGKGLAETYYPSYEDDVNLLAKLNGSSDLWMGDPYSPQNWSVDYAAELGADAIGYTIYPGINREPDSFEDFRPVQEAARDHDLPIAMWSYPRGQAVKDHRTPDIIAYAARLGLELGADFTKVKYPRSKEAMAHAVDAAADNRVLLSGGSKTSDRDFLELVEDCMDVGVSGLAVGRNVWQREDPYEILDKLEPVVFEGAAADDVL from the coding sequence ATGCGACCTGTGGATGACTCCCCGATCGTTCGCGACGACAAGACGCTCGTGCTGGCTCACGACCACGGGCTGGAACACGGCCCCAAGCAGTTCAGTGGCGTCGAGGAACGCCTCGACCCGCGGGAAGTGTTCGAGATGGCGACCCACGACGCCGTCACCGCGCTGGCGGTCGGTAAGGGGCTGGCCGAGACGTACTACCCCAGCTACGAGGACGACGTGAACCTGCTGGCGAAGCTCAACGGCAGTTCCGACCTCTGGATGGGTGACCCCTACTCCCCGCAGAACTGGTCTGTCGACTACGCCGCCGAACTCGGCGCCGACGCCATCGGTTACACGATCTATCCCGGCATCAACCGCGAGCCCGACTCCTTCGAGGACTTCCGGCCGGTCCAGGAGGCCGCTCGGGACCACGACCTACCTATCGCGATGTGGTCGTACCCGCGCGGGCAGGCCGTCAAGGACCACCGGACGCCCGACATCATCGCCTACGCGGCCCGGCTCGGACTGGAGCTGGGCGCCGACTTCACGAAGGTCAAGTACCCCCGCAGCAAGGAGGCGATGGCCCACGCCGTCGACGCGGCCGCGGACAACCGCGTCCTGCTGTCGGGCGGGTCGAAGACCTCGGACCGGGACTTCCTGGAACTCGTCGAGGACTGCATGGACGTGGGCGTCTCCGGACTCGCCGTGGGCCGGAACGTCTGGCAGCGCGAGGACCCCTACGAGATCCTCGACAAACTCGAACCGGTCGTCTTCGAGGGCGCGGCCGCCGACGACGTGCTGTAG
- the pfkB gene encoding 1-phosphofructokinase has product MIVTVTYNPAVDQTVQFDEPMEPDRVMRAESARYDAGGKGINVAQFLTAMDKPCVATGLAGGFTGRFVREDMQSGGVETDFTEIEGITRLNTTALADSEEYKLNLNGPAVDRSVVDAVLERVRAHDPDWVLVGGSLPPGLEIADIDRVATAGDWETVVDVEGTILRRLDARYSMCKPNRHELGDATDADVSTLEGCARAAGSFRDQGFDRVLASLGADGAVLATGDQLLYADALDIDVVDTVGAGDALLSGVLSAWEAGQSDEAALKTGVAVSSLLVSQAGTGVPSFDAVDSLRDEVAVRTL; this is encoded by the coding sequence ATGATTGTCACAGTCACCTACAACCCAGCAGTCGACCAGACCGTCCAGTTCGACGAGCCGATGGAACCCGACCGCGTCATGCGGGCCGAGAGCGCCCGCTACGACGCCGGTGGCAAAGGAATCAACGTCGCCCAGTTTCTCACCGCGATGGACAAACCCTGCGTGGCGACGGGCCTGGCCGGCGGGTTCACCGGTCGCTTCGTCCGGGAAGACATGCAGTCCGGCGGCGTCGAGACCGACTTCACCGAGATCGAGGGCATCACCAGACTCAACACGACCGCGCTGGCCGACAGCGAGGAGTACAAACTCAACCTCAACGGCCCCGCCGTCGATAGGAGCGTCGTCGACGCCGTTCTCGAACGTGTCCGCGCACACGATCCGGACTGGGTGCTCGTCGGTGGGAGCCTCCCGCCCGGCCTGGAGATCGCGGACATCGACCGGGTCGCGACGGCCGGCGACTGGGAGACCGTCGTCGACGTTGAAGGGACGATCCTCAGACGGCTCGACGCTCGCTACTCGATGTGTAAGCCCAACCGCCACGAACTGGGCGACGCGACCGACGCCGATGTCTCTACTCTGGAAGGGTGTGCGCGTGCCGCCGGCTCGTTCCGTGACCAGGGGTTCGACCGCGTGCTGGCGTCGCTGGGCGCCGACGGCGCGGTGTTAGCGACGGGCGACCAACTCCTGTACGCCGACGCGCTCGACATCGACGTGGTCGACACCGTTGGTGCCGGCGACGCGTTGCTCTCGGGTGTCCTCTCGGCCTGGGAAGCCGGGCAGAGCGACGAAGCGGCTCTCAAAACGGGCGTCGCGGTCTCGTCGCTGCTGGTCTCACAGGCCGGCACCGGCGTCCCGTCGTTCGACGCCGTCGATTCGCTGCGGGACGAAGTTGCCGTCCGGACACTGTAG
- the glpR gene encoding HTH-type transcriptional regulator GlpR: MLPAERKRTIVRLVTERDGCSVAELAAELDFSKATIRRDLRDLEAEGRVERSHGGAVPSSSVGTERSYDQREVENLDAKRAIAGRASEEIREGHVVFFDAGTTTMEVARAAPETDFVAATNMPELATELSGRDLEVKLTGGTLRARTRALVGPTAEAFLDRTNFDLLVLGTNALDATAGLSTPNEDEAAVKAQMIDRAARVVLVADHSKFGERSFVSFGDLSAIDLLVTDRAPTGPLATALDDAGVAVEGVNE, from the coding sequence ATGCTCCCGGCCGAGCGCAAACGGACTATCGTCCGACTGGTGACCGAGCGAGACGGCTGCTCAGTCGCGGAACTGGCGGCGGAACTGGACTTCTCGAAGGCCACGATCCGTCGTGACCTCCGTGACCTCGAAGCCGAGGGCCGCGTCGAGCGGTCCCACGGCGGCGCCGTCCCCAGTTCGTCCGTCGGGACCGAACGCTCGTACGACCAGCGGGAAGTCGAGAACCTCGACGCAAAGCGTGCGATCGCCGGCCGGGCAAGCGAGGAGATCCGCGAAGGACACGTCGTCTTCTTCGACGCCGGGACGACGACGATGGAGGTCGCTCGCGCGGCCCCGGAGACGGACTTTGTCGCAGCTACGAACATGCCAGAGCTAGCGACGGAACTTTCGGGCCGCGATCTGGAGGTCAAACTGACCGGGGGGACGCTCCGCGCACGGACCCGCGCGCTCGTGGGACCGACCGCAGAGGCGTTTCTGGACCGGACGAACTTCGATCTGCTCGTCCTCGGGACGAACGCGCTCGACGCGACCGCCGGGCTGTCGACGCCCAACGAGGACGAGGCCGCGGTGAAGGCCCAGATGATCGACCGGGCCGCACGAGTGGTCCTCGTCGCGGACCACTCGAAGTTCGGCGAACGCAGTTTCGTCTCGTTCGGGGACCTGTCGGCGATCGACCTGCTCGTCACCGACAGAGCGCCGACAGGCCCGCTCGCGACAGCGCTCGACGACGCCGGCGTCGCCGTCGAGGGAGTCAACGAATGA
- a CDS encoding isocitrate/isopropylmalate dehydrogenase family protein encodes MTHEIAVIPGDGIGQEVTPAAVEVLEAIETVDFEFVEGDAGDAVEAETGTALPDATADLAADADATLFGAAGETAADVILPLRQVVGSFANVRPAVAYPALDAVQPHTDLVFIRENTEGVYKGIESEITDGVTTCTRVITEDASEKIAEFGFDYARQNGFDDVTIAHKANVMRQTDGLFLETAEEVGAERDAEYDTALMDALAMHLVMNPEDYGVVICPNLAGDMLSDLAAGLVGGLGLLPSANVGEENALFEPVHGSAPDIAGEGVANPSAMILSAAMLLDHLGYDEEGDRVRDAVETVLEAGPRTPDLGGDGTTEEVTAAILDAL; translated from the coding sequence ATGACACACGAGATCGCCGTGATCCCCGGCGACGGGATCGGCCAGGAGGTCACACCCGCCGCCGTCGAGGTGCTTGAGGCAATCGAGACGGTCGACTTCGAGTTCGTCGAAGGCGACGCCGGCGACGCCGTCGAGGCGGAGACGGGGACGGCACTGCCGGACGCGACCGCGGACCTCGCCGCCGACGCCGACGCGACGCTCTTTGGCGCGGCCGGCGAGACGGCCGCCGACGTGATCCTCCCGCTGCGGCAGGTCGTCGGCTCGTTCGCCAACGTCCGCCCGGCCGTCGCGTACCCCGCACTCGATGCGGTCCAGCCCCACACCGACCTCGTGTTCATCCGGGAGAACACCGAAGGCGTCTACAAGGGCATCGAGAGCGAGATCACCGACGGAGTGACCACGTGTACCCGTGTCATCACCGAGGACGCCTCCGAGAAGATCGCCGAGTTCGGCTTCGATTACGCGCGACAGAACGGCTTCGACGACGTGACCATCGCCCACAAGGCGAACGTCATGCGCCAGACGGACGGGCTCTTCCTGGAGACCGCCGAGGAGGTCGGCGCCGAACGCGACGCCGAGTACGACACCGCACTCATGGACGCGCTGGCGATGCACCTGGTGATGAACCCCGAGGACTACGGCGTCGTCATCTGTCCGAACCTCGCCGGCGACATGCTCTCGGACCTCGCGGCGGGGCTGGTCGGGGGCCTCGGTCTGCTCCCGTCGGCAAACGTCGGCGAGGAGAACGCACTGTTCGAACCGGTCCACGGCTCCGCGCCGGACATCGCGGGCGAAGGCGTCGCCAACCCCTCGGCGATGATCCTCTCGGCCGCGATGCTGCTCGATCACCTCGGCTACGACGAGGAGGGCGACCGCGTCCGGGACGCCGTGGAGACGGTGCTTGAAGCCGGCCCACGGACTCCCGACCTGGGCGGGGACGGCACCACCGAGGAAGTGACCGCGGCGATCCTCGACGCGCTGTAA
- a CDS encoding DUF6293 family protein, whose product MERIREIHIAPLGHERDRIVEPIREHNADTVYLLNQSERPQRFTPYQQALVEDLESDGVDIVVRETDLHDLYDVLAVVTTLTADHPDDIVRVNVSSGPKVAAIGSAIACMATTATAYYVHPERHVPAVAEEPLTRGMQRAEVLPSYPIEAISRDQVAVLDCLDRRNSESYTAKKKDLIEFAEETGLAFIDDADPANDKAKFALLNANVVDPLTEDGYIAVREVGRTKQISLTETGRNVLHAFRHKL is encoded by the coding sequence ATGGAGCGGATACGCGAGATCCACATCGCCCCGCTGGGTCACGAGCGCGACCGCATCGTCGAGCCCATCCGGGAGCACAACGCCGACACCGTCTACTTGCTCAACCAGAGCGAGCGCCCCCAGCGGTTCACCCCGTACCAGCAGGCCCTCGTCGAGGACCTCGAAAGCGACGGCGTCGACATCGTCGTCCGGGAGACGGACCTCCACGACCTCTACGACGTGTTGGCCGTCGTGACGACGCTCACCGCCGACCACCCCGACGACATCGTCCGGGTCAACGTCTCCAGCGGGCCGAAGGTCGCGGCGATCGGGAGCGCCATCGCCTGCATGGCGACGACGGCGACGGCATACTACGTCCACCCGGAACGACACGTCCCAGCGGTCGCCGAGGAGCCACTCACTCGCGGGATGCAGCGAGCGGAGGTCCTGCCCTCGTACCCGATCGAAGCGATCTCTCGCGACCAGGTCGCGGTGCTCGACTGCCTCGACCGGCGGAACTCCGAGAGCTACACCGCAAAGAAGAAAGACCTCATCGAGTTCGCCGAGGAGACCGGGCTGGCGTTCATCGACGACGCCGACCCCGCGAACGACAAGGCGAAGTTCGCCCTGCTGAACGCGAACGTCGTCGATCCGCTGACCGAGGACGGCTACATCGCCGTCCGCGAGGTCGGTCGCACGAAACAGATCTCGCTCACCGAAACCGGACGGAACGTCCTCCACGCGTTCCGTCACAAGCTCTGA
- the leuD gene encoding 3-isopropylmalate dehydratase small subunit — protein MTDATEEIPEVDYVEGTGIPIRGNDIDTDQIIPARFMKVVTFDGLGEFAFFDLRFDDEDTQKEHPMNEERFGDANVMVVNNNFGCGSSREHAPQALMRWGIDAIIGEGFAEIFAGNCLALGIPTVTADHETINALQQWVDDNPDGEIEVDVAAETVRYGGNEASVSVDDAQRQALVEGIWDTTALMKANRNAIEETAGQLPYLDQRRSDLEADD, from the coding sequence ATGACCGACGCGACCGAGGAGATCCCCGAGGTCGACTACGTCGAGGGGACCGGTATCCCGATCCGCGGGAACGACATCGACACCGACCAGATCATCCCCGCGCGGTTCATGAAGGTCGTCACCTTCGACGGCCTGGGCGAGTTCGCCTTCTTCGACCTGCGCTTCGACGACGAGGACACCCAGAAAGAGCACCCGATGAACGAGGAGCGATTCGGTGACGCCAACGTCATGGTCGTCAACAACAACTTCGGCTGTGGCTCCTCGCGCGAACACGCCCCGCAGGCGCTGATGCGCTGGGGCATCGACGCGATCATCGGCGAAGGGTTCGCCGAGATCTTCGCCGGGAACTGCCTCGCGCTGGGCATCCCGACGGTGACCGCCGACCACGAGACGATCAACGCGCTCCAGCAGTGGGTCGACGACAACCCCGACGGCGAGATCGAGGTCGACGTAGCCGCCGAGACGGTCCGCTACGGCGGCAACGAGGCCAGTGTCTCGGTCGACGACGCCCAGCGGCAGGCCCTCGTCGAGGGCATCTGGGACACGACCGCGCTGATGAAGGCCAATCGGAACGCCATCGAGGAGACGGCCGGCCAGTTGCCGTACCTCGATCAGCGCCGGTCGGACCTCGAAGCCGACGACTGA